A genomic segment from Balneola sp. encodes:
- a CDS encoding S9 family peptidase, whose protein sequence is MKNKALLLTFSIALLFSLQGFGQYGYMEPSQAMIDLVENDATPFFSIAPNGETMALLHRPGRPSIEEVSQPELRLAGIRINPRISGPSRTNTMNGITIRNMENGKDVEVTGLPESPKITDVSWSPDSKHIAFLVIQSNRIELWKAEVKNGKASRISDIEVNDTYGTPMTWSRDSKSVLVQMISKDRGSVPEESLVPTGPTIEQSTGNATPARTYQDLLQNKYDEDLFDHYFTSVIAEVTLDGKVTELTEPGIYTTIRISPDNDYILMTEIKRPYSYRVPAFRFPNESKVLDRDGELVTMVADLPLRDQIPIGFSSTYEGPRSINWRADQPATLVWVEALDGGDQRREVEKRDRVLMQEVPFRGEATKLVDLEFRYSGISWSEEGFALANEYWRSSRQGRTWMVNPDKGEVELVFDRNTEDRYTDPGSPEFKRSKYGTYVLHTTDRGAKVLMSGQGYSPEGNQPFLNSFDLKSGETEELWRSEAPYYEYLVAVLDKDGSEIITRRESVTEQPNYYMRDVEKDEMKQITFFEHPTPDLKGVTKEFITYEREDGVNLSATVFLPPGYDKERDGKLPSLVWAYPREFKSANAASQVTTSPYRFTSISYWGPHFMLTEGYAVVQGAAMPIIGEGDDQPNDTFVEQLVANGQAIVDELDRMGVGDPQRVGVGGHSYGAFMTANLLAHSDIFRAGIARSGAYNRSLTPFGFQAEPRTFWEAPEIYFEMSPFMNAEKINEPLLLIHGEVDNNSGTFPIQSQRMYGAVSGLGGTVKLVMLPHESHGYVARESLLHMLYEQTEWMNTYVRDAQPRELERVTPEVD, encoded by the coding sequence ATGAAGAATAAAGCTTTGCTACTAACTTTCTCTATTGCTCTTCTATTCTCCTTACAAGGATTTGGGCAATATGGGTATATGGAGCCTTCTCAGGCTATGATTGATTTGGTGGAAAATGATGCCACACCCTTCTTTTCAATAGCTCCAAATGGAGAAACCATGGCATTACTTCACAGACCCGGAAGGCCGTCTATTGAAGAAGTATCCCAGCCAGAGCTCCGATTAGCGGGTATAAGAATAAATCCAAGAATATCCGGTCCTTCTCGTACCAATACAATGAATGGAATTACAATCCGGAATATGGAAAATGGTAAAGATGTTGAAGTTACCGGCCTTCCTGAATCTCCAAAAATAACCGATGTCTCATGGTCTCCTGATAGCAAGCATATTGCTTTTTTAGTTATTCAAAGCAACAGAATTGAGTTATGGAAAGCGGAGGTAAAAAACGGAAAAGCTTCTCGAATTTCTGATATCGAAGTTAACGATACCTATGGCACTCCGATGACGTGGAGTCGTGATTCTAAGTCTGTATTAGTTCAAATGATATCGAAAGATCGTGGTTCAGTACCTGAAGAAAGTCTCGTGCCAACAGGTCCGACTATAGAACAAAGCACCGGCAATGCTACTCCTGCAAGAACATACCAGGATTTACTTCAAAACAAGTATGATGAAGATTTGTTCGATCATTACTTTACTTCTGTTATTGCTGAAGTAACTTTAGACGGTAAAGTTACAGAGCTAACTGAGCCTGGTATATACACCACAATTCGAATAAGCCCTGATAACGATTACATACTTATGACGGAGATTAAAAGGCCGTATTCATACAGGGTTCCGGCATTCCGTTTTCCAAATGAGTCTAAAGTATTAGATCGTGATGGTGAACTGGTAACTATGGTCGCTGACCTTCCGCTTAGAGATCAAATTCCTATTGGTTTCTCATCCACTTATGAAGGACCACGTTCTATTAACTGGAGAGCTGATCAGCCAGCTACTCTGGTTTGGGTTGAAGCATTAGATGGTGGAGATCAACGAAGGGAAGTAGAAAAAAGAGATAGAGTATTAATGCAGGAAGTTCCATTTCGGGGCGAGGCCACCAAATTGGTAGATCTTGAGTTTAGATATTCAGGTATTTCATGGAGTGAAGAAGGTTTTGCATTAGCTAATGAATATTGGAGATCATCTCGCCAGGGAAGAACCTGGATGGTTAATCCTGACAAAGGTGAAGTAGAACTGGTATTTGACAGAAATACCGAAGATAGATATACAGATCCGGGATCTCCGGAGTTCAAAAGATCTAAGTACGGAACCTATGTACTTCATACAACCGATCGAGGTGCAAAAGTCTTAATGAGTGGACAAGGGTACTCACCTGAAGGAAACCAACCATTCCTTAATTCTTTCGATCTCAAGTCCGGTGAAACGGAGGAACTATGGCGTTCCGAAGCTCCTTATTATGAATATTTGGTAGCTGTACTGGATAAAGATGGTTCTGAGATCATTACGCGCAGGGAATCTGTTACCGAGCAGCCTAATTACTACATGAGGGATGTTGAGAAAGATGAGATGAAACAAATTACTTTTTTCGAACATCCAACACCTGATCTAAAAGGAGTAACAAAAGAGTTTATTACTTATGAGCGAGAAGACGGTGTAAATCTATCGGCCACGGTATTTCTTCCACCGGGATATGATAAAGAGCGTGATGGCAAACTACCTTCTTTGGTATGGGCATATCCTCGAGAGTTCAAAAGTGCGAACGCGGCAAGTCAGGTAACAACGTCTCCATATCGGTTTACAAGTATCAGTTATTGGGGGCCTCACTTCATGCTTACTGAAGGCTATGCCGTAGTTCAGGGTGCTGCCATGCCTATTATCGGAGAAGGTGACGACCAACCTAATGATACATTTGTAGAACAGTTAGTGGCAAACGGCCAGGCCATTGTAGATGAACTTGACCGAATGGGAGTTGGCGATCCTCAACGAGTAGGAGTTGGCGGGCACAGTTATGGTGCTTTCATGACTGCTAACCTTCTTGCTCATTCTGATATTTTCAGAGCTGGGATTGCACGAAGTGGTGCCTATAATCGTTCTCTTACACCATTTGGATTCCAAGCTGAGCCTCGCACATTCTGGGAGGCACCTGAGATCTATTTTGAGATGTCTCCGTTTATGAACGCGGAGAAGATTAATGAACCACTTCTTCTAATTCATGGCGAGGTAGACAATAATTCAGGAACATTTCCAATTCAAAGCCAGCGAATGTACGGTGCAGTGAGTGGTTTGGGCGGTACGGTTAAATTGGTGATGCTCCCACATGAAAGTCATGGTTATGTTGCCCGGGAATCACTGCTCCATATGTTATATGAGCAAACGGAGTGGATGAATACATACGTTCGGGATGCACAACCAAGAGAATTGGAAAGGGTTACCCCAGAGGTTGACTAA
- a CDS encoding HAD-IIA family hydrolase: MSYPSFFDIAKDFKVIMLDSYGVIKNHQGQIEGANNTIQWIKDQGKTFRILTNDASRSRKQQKESLAKIGLDNIELHEIVTSGMMAKNFLKQKIKDGKIAYLGTENSAEYILQSGLEHIAVSDINLNNLDDISAFVFLDDEGFDWNTDINKTVNILRKKTMPVILANSDKFYPVAKHDVAVATGGIAKLVESMLHRKFIHFGKPDSQMFMYAYERLTDELGEIDKSDILMVGDTLETDILGGNKFGVKTMLVLSGNTREEKAPLNIQSTGIIPDFICHSIMK; this comes from the coding sequence ATGAGTTATCCTTCTTTTTTTGACATTGCTAAAGACTTCAAAGTGATCATGCTCGACTCCTACGGAGTAATCAAAAATCACCAGGGACAAATTGAAGGAGCAAATAACACCATTCAGTGGATTAAAGATCAGGGAAAAACGTTTCGGATTTTAACGAATGATGCATCGCGGAGCAGAAAACAACAAAAGGAAAGTTTAGCAAAAATTGGTTTGGATAACATCGAGTTACATGAAATTGTGACTTCTGGTATGATGGCAAAAAACTTCCTCAAACAAAAGATAAAAGACGGAAAGATTGCCTACCTCGGAACGGAGAATTCAGCTGAATACATTCTTCAATCGGGGCTTGAGCATATAGCTGTTTCTGATATTAACCTAAACAACCTGGATGATATCTCTGCTTTTGTCTTCCTTGATGATGAGGGATTTGATTGGAATACAGACATCAATAAAACAGTGAATATACTTCGCAAAAAAACCATGCCTGTAATTCTTGCTAATTCCGACAAATTCTACCCCGTTGCCAAACATGATGTTGCCGTAGCTACGGGGGGAATCGCAAAATTGGTAGAATCTATGTTGCACCGGAAATTCATCCATTTTGGAAAACCAGATTCCCAAATGTTCATGTATGCTTACGAGCGACTAACCGATGAATTAGGAGAAATTGATAAAAGCGATATCCTGATGGTGGGCGACACCCTTGAAACCGATATTCTTGGGGGAAATAAATTCGGAGTAAAAACTATGCTCGTTCTTTCAGGAAATACACGCGAAGAAAAAGCCCCATTGAATATTCAGTCAACAGGTATTATCCCGGATTTTATTTGCCATTCTATAATGAAATAA
- a CDS encoding glutamine synthetase: MTKQQIEQLLENSSHQSVKFAVTDIDGVLRGKLISKEKFLNALDKGVGFCNVIFGWDMNDEVYDNSEVSGWHTGYPDSFALIDPSTIRNIPWEEGKLFFLADFSESNDLSGVCPRSVLKKVEQQLSELGYTSKFSAEFEWFNFLETPHSLQEKDYTNPTPLTPGMFGYSILRASQNSEYVNDLFESLSNFGVPIEGLHTETGDGVYEAAIAYTSVVEAADRATLFKTAVKEIASQYGLTASFMSKWTDRLPGCSAHIHQSLWDAEGNNLFYDDKREKNLTELAQQYIAGVLHCLPYIMPMYAPTINSYKRYVEGSWAPTSASWGVENRTTTLRVIPHGKKSMRIENRVPGADINPYLAMAGSLASGLYGINNNLELNIPATSGNQYELTEQKRLPQDLKTAIEAMKDSEIPVELFGKEFVDHFIKTREWECHQYDPNKSNWELKRYFEII, encoded by the coding sequence ATGACCAAACAGCAAATTGAACAGTTATTAGAAAATAGTAGTCATCAAAGTGTAAAATTTGCTGTAACAGATATTGATGGAGTGTTAAGAGGTAAGCTAATCAGCAAAGAGAAATTCCTTAATGCCCTGGATAAAGGAGTGGGCTTTTGCAATGTAATATTTGGTTGGGATATGAATGATGAGGTTTATGACAATTCTGAGGTAAGCGGATGGCATACCGGATATCCCGACTCATTTGCACTTATTGACCCTTCTACTATAAGGAATATACCCTGGGAAGAAGGAAAACTTTTTTTCCTCGCTGACTTCTCTGAATCGAATGACCTAAGTGGCGTTTGCCCACGGTCAGTTCTCAAGAAAGTTGAGCAACAACTTTCTGAGCTTGGATATACCTCAAAATTTTCAGCTGAATTTGAATGGTTTAATTTCCTTGAGACTCCACATTCCCTACAAGAAAAAGATTACACCAATCCGACTCCACTTACACCTGGTATGTTTGGCTATTCTATTCTTCGGGCTTCGCAAAATTCAGAGTATGTGAACGATTTATTCGAATCGTTATCAAATTTTGGAGTACCGATTGAAGGCTTACATACCGAAACCGGAGATGGGGTTTATGAAGCAGCAATTGCTTACACCAGTGTTGTTGAAGCTGCAGATAGAGCTACGCTGTTCAAAACTGCAGTTAAAGAAATTGCTTCTCAATATGGATTAACGGCTTCATTCATGTCGAAATGGACTGACCGACTTCCCGGATGCAGTGCGCATATCCATCAAAGTTTGTGGGATGCTGAGGGTAATAATCTCTTTTATGATGATAAGCGAGAGAAAAACCTCACTGAACTAGCCCAACAATATATAGCAGGGGTACTTCATTGCCTCCCATATATTATGCCGATGTATGCTCCAACAATAAACAGCTATAAGCGCTATGTGGAAGGATCATGGGCCCCTACCTCTGCTAGTTGGGGAGTTGAAAACCGAACCACTACTCTTCGGGTTATTCCGCATGGAAAAAAATCAATGAGAATAGAAAACCGAGTTCCTGGCGCAGATATAAATCCTTATTTAGCGATGGCTGGGAGCCTGGCCTCAGGTCTGTACGGGATCAACAATAACCTGGAACTCAATATCCCTGCTACTTCCGGAAACCAATACGAATTGACGGAGCAAAAAAGACTACCGCAGGATTTGAAAACAGCTATAGAGGCTATGAAGGATTCTGAAATACCTGTAGAACTTTTTGGAAAGGAGTTTGTGGATCACTTTATAAAAACAAGAGAATGGGAGTGTCACCAATACGATCCAAATAAATCGAATTGGGAGTTAAAGAGATACTTTGAAATTATTTAA